AGCGGctgagccagcagcagcaacatctccagcagcagcaattgcTCTACAGCCGGGGGATCCTGCCCGGCAGCGCGGCTCCGCTCTCCAAATTGCCCGGCGGCATGTTGCCGGGCAACTTTACGGCCGCCGAGTACAAGGCCTGGATGCAGCGGGCTCCCTCAACCAGCGCCATCTACGAGCGGCTGCGCCAAAGTCGAGACGCCATCGAAGCCCATCGAGTGGCCAAATTGACGTTCAGCGCCGAAAATCTGGTCGAAAAAGCCAAACAGGTTCAGGatccttttttatattgttgttgttgttgttgttgttgttaattggacaattttaattgattgcGCCGGAAGCAGGAGATACCGTACTATGCCTATCGATCCCACTTTACGGCGACGCCTAACGCCGGCGGAtcgttgctgctggacgagaGTGACAACCCGTCGTCACTTGggggcggtggtggtggtggcggccaGGGGATTGGAGGAGGGAGCAAAAGTCTGATGGTGGCCAGGTCCGGCTCGAGTGGCGCCGTGGCGGAATTGCAGCCGGAAACGCCCCGAGGCGGCATTCCTCAACCGACGCCCGCCAACCCCAACGCCGCCAGGTCTACCGATCCTCGATTCAAATTATTGGAAATTAATCCGGCcggtatttttaattattagatatttttaaaaaatttctgattgatttagaattaaattgaatttcttagATTTCATCAAATACCGGAGCGAAAGGCCCAACGGGACCACGCCCACCCCGCATCAAATGGCCAATCCCAACGGCTCTAGTGGAATGACGACGCCTTCAACCACCGCCGGAGGACAACCAGGACCCGCCCCGGGCGGCGGAATCGAAGAAGGTGTCAGCGGACTCTTATGGGTACACTAATTAACAttgattcatttgtttcattcttcCCAGgccaaaatttctaattgaaaattcatttgcaGATTCATTTGCTGGCCGGAAGAGGATTGAGATCGACGTCGTCGCGGCTGGAACCCGTCCGCGACTTGTACTGCGTCCTGGAGTGCGACCGGGCCCACAAGGCCCGGACGGTGATCCGCTCTGGCGACATCAATTTCGACTGGGACGAAACGTTCGACCTGGACTTGGTGGTGAACCGGGAGCTGGACTTTTTGATTTACTCGTGGGATCCGCAGCTGAGGCACCGGCTCTGCTTCAAGGGATCGCTCCACCTGGTGCCGCTGGTCAGGGAGTCGACCATCCACCAGGTGGCACTCAAAGTCGAGCCCAGGGGCACCCTCTACCTCAAGCTGCGCTACACCGAGCCCAGGACGGCCTTCCGGCGCTCGCCGGCCGGCCGCAAAACGCCTCCGCCGCTCTTTGGCGTCGACCTGGAGACGGTGGTGACCCGGGAGGGTGGCAACAACGTCTCGGCCGTCTCCGCCCAGCTGATGACGGGCGGCAACGGCGGAGTGCCGATCCTGGTCCAGAAGTGCGTCGAGGAAGTGGAGCGGCGCGGGATGGACATTGTCGGCCTCTACCGGCTCTGCGGTTCGGCAACCAAGAAGCGCATCCTCCGCGAAGCCTTTGAGCGAAATCCCCGGCTGGTGGACCTCTCGCCGGACAGCGTGCCGGACATCAACGTCATCACAGGTCCGgttgaagaaaattttaaatttaactttaatcATTGCAATTCATTGTGATTGTGATCGAGTGCAGGGTTGCTGAAAGAGTATTTGAGGGAGTTGCCGGAACCGCTTTTGACGAAATGCCTTTACCAGATGCTGGTGGATGCGTTGGCCGTTTGCCTGCCGGACGACCCCGAGGGCAATGCCAAACTCATGTTCTCCATTCTCGAGTGCCTGCCCAAAGGCAACCGGGTAcacaaatttaattcaatttcatttgaattcaattaatttgaatttaaaaaaatatttgcagacGACGCTGTTTTTGTTGATGGACCATTTGTGTCTAGTGACGGCCCAGTCGGACCGCAATAAAATGACGCCGCAGAATCTGGCCATCTGCTTCGGTCCGGTGCTGATGCTGCACTCTGACGACGGATCGACACTCTCGTCGtcttcatcctcctcctcatccGGCGGATTGGATTTCCAGAAGCCGATCGGCGTGCTGAAGTACCTGCTGCAAATCTGGCCGATGAAGTCAGGTACTGGTATTCGGTTACTcccttaaattaaaaaaagttgcttGTGCGATTGCCGGCGGAAGAGAAGCCTTGCTACGTAAACCCCCTTCCGTATAGACAGCTCGGGCAGTGGAAGCAGCGGCGACAGCCAGCTCGACGCTCCGACGcatccagcaacagcagctgcagctgcagcagccAACAGCCTCGGCAGCAGCTCAACGGCAGCCCtcgccgcagccgccgcagCCGCCAATTCCGCCGCCGCCCATCAACACCAACATCAACTCCATCACCATCACGGCAATCCCATCCACTTCCTCCACAGTctccaccagcagcaacaacagcagcagcaacaacactaCGGCCCAACTGCTGGCGGCCTCGCTGGCTCATCAGCCAGGGCCGTCCTCGGCAGTCGGCCACCGGGCTGCTGACCGACGGCTGGACCTCCCACCTTTGCCGCCCAGGCCGGCCCCCAAGGTCCTCCAGCCCAGAGGTTCCACCATGGCCGGAGGTGGTggtagcaacaacaacaacaacaacagcgtcaAATCGGGTCTGCGGGGCCCACCATCGGCGGATGCCATCCTTCGAGGCGAGGCGGACGGATCTCCGGCTCCTCTGTCGACCGACTCGGCGGCCGGTGCTGGATCTGAAACGCCGTCGCTGACGTCGCCGACGTCCACCACGTCCACCACGACGTCGCTCAACAGTCCGGTTCAACAGCAACGGGCCGATTCCAGCCGGGGACGGATGCCCTGCAAAGATTTCGACAGCGAAGACGACGAGCTGGACATGAGCATGCACCATCCGGCACCCACAGCATCCGCCGGAAGAATGCTCAGCCACAAAGACGATCCATCAGCTGCCGGCCTAGTGACGGCCGATGACACCGACCAAGGCGAATCCGATCTAGAGAGTCcgaattaaagaaattaatttaatccagcgcggaatttgaaaaaccaaaaaaagaccCACCGAGTTATTTCAATTCgtaataaatcaattaaaaaatggcgttgaataatttgaaacatttgtgtaaaaggcaaagaagaagacaaagaaaacGGACCAATCCATCTTCTACTACTTCTTCCCTTCTCCCTCttccctcctctttttcctcctaCACATTTTAAATAGACGCActtaatatattattatagatcttttttttttgaattttaatttgaacgcATATCAGCGATCGGGGCTGGTCTCTTCTCACACAATAAttcaatgttttaattttcccgCTTTATTTGGACgtttgaaataaattcaaacgaaTCAAACGGCGCCATCTCACACagtaataatttttgaaaaagaattacattttcttcgtTAAATTATAGgtgaaaaaccgaaaaaattgCCCCAAGTTGGATTTGAATAATTAGttgtgttatttatttgtggtttattattatatatcaaTTCATTGGCCGTCGATGTTTGATCAATCAGCACGAAGCTTTTCTTGGACCGTCCCCCCAACCCAACTCTCTCCTACCACTTTTCTATATTCTggtcgttgtttttttttctttcttcttccattttttaaaaaatcgaatctCAAATCAAtcagatttaattttaaaccaaaaaaaatgggtcgtttttttttaattaaataacattcATATCGAATTGgctttttaaagaataatGGGAACCGTTTTAAATTGAgaattatatataaaaattggcttgtctctctctctctcgctacgattttgatttaagtttttaattttttatttgtcgctGTCGTCGTTTTTATTCGGGCATTATGCAACCACACACTGCCAGGTTCgttcctttttgtatttaaaaatgctgtgcggaaaagaaaagaaaaataatgttatttgaacaaattgttttgtttttttttctcgctaATCGTCTCACAAACCAAAAGGAACTGTTACTTTGATTTCAACTTGTCTAACCTTCCATCGAttcttaatttaattgaatatcaatctccccacccccctcattttgatttggttgattttgaaacaaaaatcccgCTGAAAACTGTGTGCCATCTTTCTCCCGTCATATTCTTTGTGTTCTCACTTTTGTACCAAATGCCGAGAGAACTCGATTGATTTCCTCGTGTGAATAATTTGTCGATTGACGGATCTCGATtggtcttattattattattcggttgtcctttttatttattattttatttgttaaaaaaacaacatttggaACGACGTTTTGTAAATCTGTTTACAAACTAATTCAAAACCCACGTTGgaaatttgttattgatttttttcctttttttatttgaatttctaattgaaaagaaaaaaaaaacagaaaaatttaagATGATCGATTCTCTTGTACACGCATCCGCACTTtatgtgtttattgaattgtCTGGGTTTCCTCGAAATAGtgacattttcaaaactcTATTTCCACGTTTTCGcccatttcattttcgtgAACATGTTTTGACATGGAAAAAAGATCGTGTGAGTTTCTACTAACTGGTTGGTTggataataaaaacaaaatacacaacaacacacaccgTTGTTCGAGATCATTTTGCGAGTTGATCTGGCAACGCCGCACcactgaaagaaattttaatggcGGCGCTGGGCTTGGGCATTTTTGTCCCATTCTAAAACAAACAGCACATACACAAGTCTCATTAtcccaaaaatatttcccccTGCCAACACGTTTTGATTCGGAAGCAGTTTCTTGCATTAGTGAATAATGAGCATCTGCTGTTTTCAGTCATCGGGGAAActgaggaagaaagaaataattgaaaaagaatttggacAGCAATAGCAGAGTCCATCATTTCTCTCGTACGGCGCATAATCCGTAGCCCCGTAGGTCCGCCacacgaataaataaaagaaaaaaatcatttttcagcTGGTGGCGGGGAGACTCAGTAGACGAGACGGTCGCCATAGCTACGGCAGCCGAATTTTCGTtgtcaacaacagcagcaggtaaATATCAAATCGAATCTATTTTTTCCCACCTTGTGGTTTTCTTTGCAATCGCCCTTTTTCACTTGCCAGACGACATGGCAAACGAAGATCGACAATCCAGTGTGAGCCCGGGAATTTACGTTAGAGATAATGGCAGTCGTAAGCAATCAACTCGTGAACGCCCATTCGTTAACCCTTCATTCAGACAAACCCATGAGACTTTCAATTTGCCCTACGTGTGTCATAGTCGAATTAGTTTGCAGGGCTGAGCGCAGACTGGCAACGCAAAtatgtttttcccccctggTGAAAACTCTCCAGGATACCTTTTTACGTGGGGATTACATTACATGTGCAGTTGCCGAGATTGGAGAGAGCTGGAATCAAGTCGAGCAATCAGGCTGTGGAGTTTTCCAGAAGCAGCCAACGGCAGGGGCTACACCAATCCACGAGTTCAATGGGCAATCaggcaaattatttttttcaaatcgtctGTGAAAAATGTCAGTCCCCTGTGGTTTGTCAAAGTGTATTAACAGTTTAACATTATCCTTTCAGAAAAGAAGCCGTTAGCTCTTGACGTAGAACTTTATAGCCAAAATAACAAGATACTGAATAGAAACATAATAAGACTAGTTtctacgaaagaaaagaaatcctgGAGGCGATCGTGTGCCGGCAACTGTAATCATGTCTATAGGGGCGGAAACACCTGGCCCACAGCTTCCTCCCCAAtgcagcccccccccccatttcctCTCGTCTATGCCTTGATTCTCCATCCTACCTTGTGCAAACACGCAAGGTAAAAGCCTTAGCCTTTACAATCTACATCGGGAACAAAGAGGAGAGCCCTCCTcctgacccccccccccccccacccttaTCACCGCATAATATTGAAAGAATAGGGAAACAgacggggggggggttgtGTGGGCTTTTTGCGTTGCCATGGATACCGGCCAAACgtcaacacaacaaaaaagagctTGGGGACAGCGAGGGCACAGACACAAACAACTTCACCTGGCCGTTTTTTCTActtccctcctcccccctcccttctcaCGTCCGCCGAGTTCTCAGGTGAACTGAGCTTAACAATAATCCCGCTCACAATTGGCGCCAAACAGTCGACACGTTCGAATGGGCCTCTTGAACACTTTATTGGCTCCGGCGATCACAAACTTAACACAAGTTCGtgtcttctctccttttcatttgtaggaatttttttttactcttgtGCCCAGtggacaacaacagcagcagcaacaaaccCACCAGACAAGTGGAAGTCGTTGTGTCGTGAGTGTTGGTGTCAAGTTGAGCTCCTGGACATACGTACACAATGGCAGCGACGCCCGTCAGCTTCATGTCGACAGATTCCCGGCCAGCCGGCTCCTCTTCACTCAGCCAGGTAACacgaaatttattgaattgtAATAGGAGATAACTGCTGGGTCggttcccccttttttctttctttgagtTTTGTGTCGAGTGTAGAGCACGTGCGCCTGGGTAGACACTCTGTTTCCAATTTCTAGATACaatataaacacacacacacaagacatctataagaagaaaaaacaaacgagataAAGGTTGATGTTGTGTGCCACTCTGGCGGAGGGGGGTACAACAAGTGGGGTAAAATCCAGCTGgataaaaaaaccttttattGTCACTCGATCGTGCACCTTCTCtctgcatcttttttttcttctttctttgttctGCTAGAAAGGGGCTCCCAAGTTTGTTATCTATTTGGAGAGACTTAAAGCCGTGTGGGTCTCGATTCAGGTGCGCTTTACCTCGAATCCGGTTGCTCCTGTGAGGAGCCAGGGCTCCTAACgtggaaatcaacaaaaagagGATATATGtcgtctctgtgtgtgtgtgtgtgtggatcgCTAAGAGATGCACTCTCTGGCCTATATGCCATTGTCAATGCACACACACGGATGATGTGCTCCGAGAGGAGGCCAAAAATCCGTGTAATCCAGCGGACGGGAAGGGTGGGTGGGTAGCAAAagtaggagagaaaaaagggaaaattcaGGAGTTTTCGATACTCTCAGATTGGCCTGACACACACAAGCGTCAAAGGGTCTCTTCGTCTCCCTCCTTgtcgctttcttttttcctcatgGCCCTCTCTCCTAgagatcctcctcctccccctctcttGTTGCATGGGGTCCTCCTCCCCACTCACCTCCCGACCACCCTAAACGGCTCCTGATGCAGATCGGGAGTGTGTAGTAATAGTTGAGTCGTCAGTGCCGCCGCTCGTgtctttccttctctctcctcctggATTCTTCcggctcctttttcttttcattttgattattttgactTGCGGAAAATCATTCAGGTATTACATAAAAGttactttttgattattttattttaaaaattagaatttccaACAACATTTTATCATCAAAGGCCGTAGGGTTACATCACCTGGtcgcttgtttttatttttccgatgAAAAACTTTGTGTCCTCCCCTCTCTTTCGCTCTCCACCGgtccccctccccctctctctgaCAGACATTTTGTGACTAATTATATTACATCCATCGGGGGGGACCACCGGTTCTCTAGCTGTGTGTCTATTGCGCAGCTGGGCTCTGAAcggtttaatgaatttaacaaacaaaaaaagttacttttttttattttctgcccATCTGCCTGTATAATGTTTCATTTcgaacaaaaaagagaagagataaGATAACTTGGCAACTACTCTTACTACTTAAAAAGAATATCATCAAATATTTACTCTGGcccgtcacttttttttctcccacccTTCTTGTTCGATGCCGGATGGCGCCCGTTGCTTAATATCGTTTTGAGTAATATCGACAGggtaggaaaaaaggaaggaaggaagcaAGTCGAGAATAGGAAAGATGGGCAAAAGTGCGTCcaatttggtttcattttgttgatgttaagagaagaagaagaagaagaagaccctctccatttttcttattcaaaagaaaagaaaagtgaaaaggcTTCCGCATGATAAAATCATTGCCTCCGCCGGAATCACTCGCAGTGGGaggttaaaagaagaagaagaagaaatcggaTAATTTTCCCCTTTCACGTCGAtacggaaaaaatatttttttaaatatatttaggACAAATCGGCGTGTCAATTTGGACGTAGGAGGACGTTGTGAGTGTCGTAAGAAAAgtgaatcaaaagaaagataaagaagagGGGGGACACTTGGCTCCTAAGAACCTGTTGCAACTTGAGTCGTCATGGCAACCTCTTCCACCCGTGC
This region of Daphnia pulex isolate KAP4 chromosome 9, ASM2113471v1 genomic DNA includes:
- the LOC124202719 gene encoding rho GTPase-activating protein 100F-like isoform X2, with the protein product MLCCGRKKDGHKEHPVEMAASPRRQGANSAAAASETGVLLGAAGASGNPSSHYQTTGGGGGGGGGGGSGAMHPLSSVAAGTLDQHRLGPHSSPGLRSMVVQSDFRKVSGISTEIFRQIETVENDHNDATTAAALEAVERRGEMLVRVLDPRQMGRTASEAARSFLTVQDPKYSVHFVEIVKRPGQTLGLYIREGNGIDRSDGVFISRIALESSVYNSGCLRVGDEILAINLVDVTRMSLDDVVIVMSIPRRLVLTTRQRRGPAGAVSPPPPRPEHKPTPVVVLKRGVQPEEPPDNDSTSNSNSNNGDRFQQYPYGGGGGGGGLGPSRFLTTGKPLPGMADLPIHGTFPRGNRERTEQQQRDLFREREAGRYPERAGDDSISIRQQQQQQQDAMDHYYGNYRMQEQQQQQQQQQRYQPGRPGGGGTLERPGKHPSSLGGGGGGGGGEERVHPFYGLSLGPPGSGSGGSLGQQQHQHQTATLGRSSTLGRAHRGGSVAGGSGPGSTMSLMRGTAGTNRLTRSGSDQRLPMVEQSGSADVYGYARGKIGSNYGTTGRTGQSQQQQQPDAATRLGLTHRRRTSVDYASDTEASIRSYSHSARRGFSVEGSSGSWKAPPPLLGLGITPTTPTSVSFHPSQPDSRSNSLPRDRGGGSSSGSSRFRREVHFEQTSLTRPGQASSLLDNTDDSDGAVSAPEMTVSQKQKQLQRLSQQQQHLQQQQLLYSRGILPGSAAPLSKLPGGMLPGNFTAAEYKAWMQRAPSTSAIYERLRQSRDAIEAHRVAKLTFSAENLVEKAKQEIPYYAYRSHFTATPNAGGSLLLDESDNPSSLGGGGGGGGQGIGGGSKSLMVARSGSSGAVAELQPETPRGGIPQPTPANPNAARSTDPRFKLLEINPADFIKYRSERPNGTTPTPHQMANPNGSSGMTTPSTTAGGQPGPAPGGGIEEGVSGLLWIHLLAGRGLRSTSSRLEPVRDLYCVLECDRAHKARTVIRSGDINFDWDETFDLDLVVNRELDFLIYSWDPQLRHRLCFKGSLHLVPLVRESTIHQVALKVEPRGTLYLKLRYTEPRTAFRRSPAGRKTPPPLFGVDLETVVTREGGNNVSAVSAQLMTGGNGGVPILVQKCVEEVERRGMDIVGLYRLCGSATKKRILREAFERNPRLVDLSPDSVPDINVITGLLKEYLRELPEPLLTKCLYQMLVDALAVCLPDDPEGNAKLMFSILECLPKGNRTTLFLLMDHLCLVTAQSDRNKMTPQNLAICFGPVLMLHSDDGSTLSSSSSSSSSGGLDFQKPIGVLKYLLQIWPMKSARAVEAAATASSTLRRIQQQQLQLQQPTASAAAQRQPSPQPPQPPIPPPPINTNINSITITAIPSTSSTVSTSSNNSSSNNTTAQLLAASLAHQPGPSSAVGHRAADRRLDLPPLPPRPAPKVLQPRGSTMAGGGGSNNNNNNSVKSGLRGPPSADAILRGEADGSPAPLSTDSAAGAGSETPSLTSPTSTTSTTTSLNSPVQQQRADSSRGRMPCKDFDSEDDELDMSMHHPAPTASAGRMLSHKDDPSAAGLVTADDTDQGESDLESPN
- the LOC124202719 gene encoding rho GTPase-activating protein 100F-like isoform X1 — encoded protein: MLCCGRKKDGHKEHPVEMAASPRRQGANSAAAASETGVLLGAAGASGNPSSHYQTTGGGGGGGGGGGSGAMHPLSSVAAGTLDQHRLGPHSSPGLRSMVVQSDFRKVSGISTEIFRQIETVENDHNDATTAAALEAVERRGEMLVRVLDPRQMGRTASEAARSFLTVQDPKYSVHFVEIVKRPGQTLGLYIREGNGIDRSDGVFISRIALESSVYNSGCLRVGDEILAINLVDVTRMSLDDVVIVMSIPRRLVLTTRQRRGPAGAVSPPPPRPEHKPTPVVVLKRGVQPEEPPDNDSTSNSNSNNGDRFQQYPYGGGGGGGGLGPSRFLTTGKPLPGMADLPIHGTFPRGNRERTEQQQRDLFREREAGRYPERAGDDSISIRQQQQQQQDAMDHYYGNYRMQEQQQQQQQQQRYQPGRPGGGGTLERPGKHPSSLGGGGGGGGGEGMTHHSIDSYHPPPPLPPVTEQPKPGMTNSSSTHHFHQHPFDRSAGFGPKTLESLAERVHPFYGLSLGPPGSGSGGSLGQQQHQHQTATLGRSSTLGRAHRGGSVAGGSGPGSTMSLMRGTAGTNRLTRSGSDQRLPMVEQSGSADVYGYARGKIGSNYGTTGRTGQSQQQQQPDAATRLGLTHRRRTSVDYASDTEASIRSYSHSARRGFSVEGSSGSWKAPPPLLGLGITPTTPTSVSFHPSQPDSRSNSLPRDRGGGSSSGSSRFRREVHFEQTSLTRPGQASSLLDNTDDSDGAVSAPEMTVSQKQKQLQRLSQQQQHLQQQQLLYSRGILPGSAAPLSKLPGGMLPGNFTAAEYKAWMQRAPSTSAIYERLRQSRDAIEAHRVAKLTFSAENLVEKAKQEIPYYAYRSHFTATPNAGGSLLLDESDNPSSLGGGGGGGGQGIGGGSKSLMVARSGSSGAVAELQPETPRGGIPQPTPANPNAARSTDPRFKLLEINPADFIKYRSERPNGTTPTPHQMANPNGSSGMTTPSTTAGGQPGPAPGGGIEEGVSGLLWIHLLAGRGLRSTSSRLEPVRDLYCVLECDRAHKARTVIRSGDINFDWDETFDLDLVVNRELDFLIYSWDPQLRHRLCFKGSLHLVPLVRESTIHQVALKVEPRGTLYLKLRYTEPRTAFRRSPAGRKTPPPLFGVDLETVVTREGGNNVSAVSAQLMTGGNGGVPILVQKCVEEVERRGMDIVGLYRLCGSATKKRILREAFERNPRLVDLSPDSVPDINVITGLLKEYLRELPEPLLTKCLYQMLVDALAVCLPDDPEGNAKLMFSILECLPKGNRTTLFLLMDHLCLVTAQSDRNKMTPQNLAICFGPVLMLHSDDGSTLSSSSSSSSSGGLDFQKPIGVLKYLLQIWPMKSARAVEAAATASSTLRRIQQQQLQLQQPTASAAAQRQPSPQPPQPPIPPPPINTNINSITITAIPSTSSTVSTSSNNSSSNNTTAQLLAASLAHQPGPSSAVGHRAADRRLDLPPLPPRPAPKVLQPRGSTMAGGGGSNNNNNNSVKSGLRGPPSADAILRGEADGSPAPLSTDSAAGAGSETPSLTSPTSTTSTTTSLNSPVQQQRADSSRGRMPCKDFDSEDDELDMSMHHPAPTASAGRMLSHKDDPSAAGLVTADDTDQGESDLESPN